One genomic region from Sparus aurata chromosome 15, fSpaAur1.1, whole genome shotgun sequence encodes:
- the LOC115596217 gene encoding calcium homeostasis modulator protein 2: MAAAALVTENFKFVSLFFKSKDVMIFNGLIALGTVAGQTAYNVFAFHCPCSPGRNYRYGLAAIGVPALAFFLVGIMMNKNTWDLVSECRLRNCRKLSGAAAFALHGTIIGRAVVAPLTWVVISLLQGQAYTCALSEFVNSSTLVGFPRDQGSEVMAKFPCKNGVPTEVQVFWPEIERQLKYESQLIGWLLVAGTSLAVFLMLCMKRCSSPLGYLQEDYWSEYRSSEKALFQRTAAVHARLLAADNIKSFFGFVALDKEEKEQAAEYQTATPICSTNWNRVTGVYLYREKNKLPLYSRLNKWATYNKEHNEEAMEKEMDMIY; this comes from the exons atggctgctgctgcactcGTCACAGAGAACTTCAAGTTTGTGTCCCTCTTCTTCAAGAGTAAAGATGTGATGATCTTCAACGGTCTGATCGCTCTGGGAACAGTGGCTGGCCAGACTGCGTACAATGTTTTTGCCTTTCACTGCCCATGTTCCCCTGGGAGGAACTACCGATATGGCCTGGCTGCCATTGGTGTTCCAGCCCTGGCATTTTTCCTGGTGGGAATAATGATGAACAAGAACACATGGGACCTTGTGTCCGAGTGCCGGCTCAGGAACTGCAGGAAGCTGTCGGGGGCCGCTGCCTTTGCACTGCATGGAACCATCATAGGTCGAGCTGTGGTGGCTCCTTTAACGTGGGTGGttatctctctgctgcagggccAGGCGTACACATGTGCCCTCAGTGAGTTTGTTAACTCGAGTACACTGGTCGGCTTCCCCCGTgatcaggggtcagaggtcatggCGAAATTCCCGTGTAAAAACGGTGTTCCGACAGAGGTGCAAGTCTTCTGGCCTGAAATTGAGCGGCAGCTGAAATATGAATCTCAG CTGATAGGCTGGCTGCTGGTGGCAGGAACCTCTCTGGCAGTGTTCCTGATGCTGTGCATGAAgcgctgctcctctcctctcggcTACCTACAGGAGGACTACTGGTCCGAGTACCGCTCCAGTGAAAAGGCCCTCTTCCAGCGCACGGCAGCCGTCCACGCCCGCCTCCTGGCTGCAGACAACATAAAGAGCTTCTTTGGCTTTGTGGCACTGgacaaggaggagaaggagcaggcgGCTGAGTATCAGACCGCTACTCCCATCTGCAGCACTAACTGGAACAGAGTGACCGGTGTCTACCTCTACAGGGAGAAGAATAAGCTGCCGCTGTACAGCAGGCTCAACAAGTGGGCCACATACAACAAAGAGCATAATGAGGAGGCAATGGAAAAAGAGATGGACATGATCTACTGA